Below is a genomic region from Armatimonadota bacterium.
GGGCGCGCCGCCACCTCCGGCCGCACCCGCCCCCGGCCGCCCCGCACCCACCCGCCTGCCGCCCAAACCCCGGGCGGAGGAGAAGGGACCGGTCTTCCTCACGCCGGGTGCCTGGGTGCCCGCCCAGGACCTCTTGGCAGTGTGCCGCTTCCTGCGCGACGACCCCGCCTTCCGCATGGACTACCTCTCCTGGGTGACCGGCGTGGACTGGCCGCAGCGCGGCGAGCTGGAGGTCGTCTACCACCTCTTCTCGTTCACCCACGGCCACGAACTGCTCCTGAAGGTGCGGGTCCCCCGCGACGCCGCCCGGGTGCCGAGCGTCACCCCCATCTGGGACGGGGCCAACTGGCACGAGCGGGAGGCCTACGACCTGCTGGGCATCGTCTTCGAGGGGCACCCCGACCTCCGGCGGATCATGATGACGGAGGACTGGGTCGGCCACCCCCTGCGCAAGGACTACGTGTACGAAGACCCGCCCTGGCTGGTGGAGGTGGCCCGCCTCCGCCAGCAGGAGATCGAGGGGTTCGGCCTGGGCGAGCGGGCCTGAGCGCGCTGACGAACTGACGCCCCGCATCGGCGCACCCGCCGGCGCCACCGGACCGGATCGCCTCCAACCCGCACCGGCCCCGGTCCAGGCGGCTCAGCGCGTCCGGGCCCGTGCGCCCCCATGCAATCCGCACCCGGAGTTGCTATCGTGAGGGTGGTGGCCCACTGCCGGAGCGTCGCATGAGGTCAACCGTGGCCGGCCTGGTCGCAGGACTCCTCGCCGGGGTGCTGGCGGCTGTGGCGATGATGCAGGGGCTCTTCCTCGGCGGTGTGCCCGCCGTCCCCCTGGCCCTGTGGGAGCGCACCCTGCGGCTGCTGCCCATGGAGCTCTTCAGCGTCCTGATCGTCCGCCTGAAGTTCGCCGCCAAGCCGCTGGCCTTCTGGGGGATGCTCGGGGCCCTGGTCCTCCTGGCCGGCCTGCTCGGCCTGGCGGTGGCCCGGCCGGCCTGGCGCGGCCGCCCGCTGCTGCGGGCGGCCGTGGCGTTCCTGGCTGCCGCCGCCGTCCTGCTGGCGGTGGCGCTGGGGCCGGCGGCGGACGCGCTGGCAGCCCGGCTGGGCGCCCAGGGGTTGAGCCCGGCGCCCGGGGAGGCGGCCCGACGCGTCGCCCTGGCCGTGGCCGGCTACGCGGGGCTCTACGCGCTGGGCCTGCTGCTCCTGCTGCGGCTCTTCGAGGGGCGCCCGGAGCCGCGCGCGGCCCGCTCCGCTCCGCCACGCCCGGAGGTCACGCGCCGGGAGGTCCTGCACCGGTCCCTGGTCCTCGGGGCCACCGCGCTGGCCGGGACGGCGCTCGTGCGCCTCCTGACGGCCCTGGGGGAGGGGGCGCGCGTCGCCGCCCAGACCCTCTTCGACCGCATCCGCGGGCTGCCGCCCGAGGTCACGCCCAACGACCAGTTCTACGTGGTGAGCAAGAACCCGCCGGGCTTCGACCCGGACGTGGACGCCAGCCGCTGGCGGCTGGAGGTCACCGGCCTCGTGGGCAAGCCGCTGCGGCTCACGCTCGAGGAGCTCAAGGCCCTCCCGGCGGTGCGGCAGGTGCAGACGCTGGAGTGCATCAGCAACGAGGTGGGGGGCGACCTGATCAGCAACGCCTGGTGGCGGGGGGTGCGGCTGCGCGACGTGCTGGCGCTGGCGGGCGGGGTGAGCCCGAAGGCGGTGAAGCTGGCCTTCACCTGCGCCGACGGCTACACCGAGTCGCTGCCGGTGGTGGACGCCCTGCACCCCGACACGCTGCTGGTCTACGAGATGAACGGCGAGGCCCTCCCCCGGGCCCACGGCTTCCCCCTGCGGCTGCTGGTGCCCGGCCTCTTCGGGATGAAGAACCCGAAGTGGATCACGAAGATCGAGGCGGTGGACTACGACTTCCAGGGGTACTGGGAGCGCTCCGGGTGGAGCGACGAGGCCGTGGTGAAGACGATGTCCAAGTTCACGACGCCCACGGGACGGGCCAGCGCCAGGGTGGGGGAGGAGGTGGCCCTGGGCGGGGTGGCCTACGCGGGGGACCGGGGCATCCGCGCCGTGGAGGTCTCGGTGGACGACGGGAAGACCTGGCTGCCGGCCCAGGTGAAGCCGCCGCTGGGCAAGTATACGTGGGTGCTGTGGGCGGCGCTGTGGAAGCCGACCGCCCCCGGGCAGTACACGTTGAAGGTGCGGGCCCGCGACGGGGTGGGCGTCCTGCAGACCGCCCGGGTCAGCCCGACGCTCCCCGACGGGGCGACGGGCTACCACACCATCCGCCTGACCGTGCGGAGGTGATCGCGTGGCGCGCCGGGAGGAGCCCATGCCGCGGTTCGTGACCTACGAGGAGGCGAGCCGGGCGCTGCCCGACGTGGAGCGCATCATCCGCCGGCTGCGGCGCGTGCGGGAGGAGGCCCTGGGCCTGCGCACCCGCCTGGAGGGGCTGTG
It encodes:
- a CDS encoding molybdopterin-dependent oxidoreductase, with the translated sequence MAGLVAGLLAGVLAAVAMMQGLFLGGVPAVPLALWERTLRLLPMELFSVLIVRLKFAAKPLAFWGMLGALVLLAGLLGLAVARPAWRGRPLLRAAVAFLAAAAVLLAVALGPAADALAARLGAQGLSPAPGEAARRVALAVAGYAGLYALGLLLLLRLFEGRPEPRAARSAPPRPEVTRREVLHRSLVLGATALAGTALVRLLTALGEGARVAAQTLFDRIRGLPPEVTPNDQFYVVSKNPPGFDPDVDASRWRLEVTGLVGKPLRLTLEELKALPAVRQVQTLECISNEVGGDLISNAWWRGVRLRDVLALAGGVSPKAVKLAFTCADGYTESLPVVDALHPDTLLVYEMNGEALPRAHGFPLRLLVPGLFGMKNPKWITKIEAVDYDFQGYWERSGWSDEAVVKTMSKFTTPTGRASARVGEEVALGGVAYAGDRGIRAVEVSVDDGKTWLPAQVKPPLGKYTWVLWAALWKPTAPGQYTLKVRARDGVGVLQTARVSPTLPDGATGYHTIRLTVRR
- a CDS encoding NADH-quinone oxidoreductase subunit C, which encodes MSWELVRRLRERFPQVEPFPHEEADAPPPAGEGAPPPPAAPAPGRPAPTRLPPKPRAEEKGPVFLTPGAWVPAQDLLAVCRFLRDDPAFRMDYLSWVTGVDWPQRGELEVVYHLFSFTHGHELLLKVRVPRDAARVPSVTPIWDGANWHEREAYDLLGIVFEGHPDLRRIMMTEDWVGHPLRKDYVYEDPPWLVEVARLRQQEIEGFGLGERA